From a single Photobacterium gaetbulicola Gung47 genomic region:
- a CDS encoding putative SirA family protein (COG0425): MDDNCQYTGMERALLNLTTERCPMALLMAKRAVHALDVGDTLEIHVTDTGARQDIPRYLSNHGFFIDVRLDNQQVLEIIVTKRQ; encoded by the coding sequence ATGGATGATAATTGTCAGTATACCGGAATGGAACGTGCATTGCTTAATTTGACGACAGAGCGCTGCCCGATGGCTCTCTTGATGGCCAAAAGGGCGGTACATGCGCTTGATGTTGGCGATACGCTTGAAATTCATGTCACTGACACAGGGGCAAGGCAGGATATCCCCCGCTACCTCTCGAACCATGGCTTTTTTATTGATGTACGGTTGGACAACCAACAGGTGCTTGAAATTATTGTGACTAAAAGGCAGTAA
- a CDS encoding putative permease PerM (COG0628), with translation MLDMLTRWYQRRFSDPHAVSLVAILLGGFLTIYFFGNLIAPLLVAIVLAYLLEWPVMQLTRLGLPRTLSVMGVLLIFAGLMVMAIFGLVPTIWHQVGNLIADVPNMFNGLQNYVSSLPERYPDFVQPHQVSTFMITLREKVLGMGESVVKGSLASLVSLATLAVYLILVPLLVFFLLKDKEEMLEMLSGLLPKNRRLTSKVGAEMNQQISNYIRGKVTEIFIVGIVSYITFAVMDLRYAVLLGVLVGFSVLIPYIGAAAVTLPVAMVGLFQWGISPEFWWLLVAYGIIQALDGNVLVPILFSEAVNLHPVAIIVAVLVFGGMWGFWGVFFAIPLATLVKAVWNALPATEPPPEEQVEE, from the coding sequence ATGCTGGATATGCTGACTCGCTGGTATCAGCGACGATTTTCCGATCCCCATGCCGTGAGCTTGGTAGCTATTCTCTTGGGTGGCTTCCTGACGATTTATTTCTTCGGTAACCTGATAGCCCCTTTGCTGGTGGCGATTGTCCTCGCATACCTGCTGGAGTGGCCGGTGATGCAACTGACCCGGCTGGGGCTGCCAAGAACCCTGTCCGTGATGGGGGTGCTGCTGATCTTTGCCGGTTTGATGGTCATGGCGATATTTGGCCTGGTACCGACGATTTGGCATCAGGTCGGCAACTTGATTGCCGATGTACCCAATATGTTCAATGGGTTGCAGAACTACGTCTCTAGCCTGCCGGAGCGCTATCCCGATTTTGTCCAGCCGCACCAGGTCTCCACCTTCATGATCACCCTGCGCGAGAAGGTGCTGGGGATGGGGGAGAGCGTGGTCAAAGGCTCACTGGCGTCACTGGTCAGCTTGGCGACGTTGGCCGTTTACCTGATCTTGGTGCCATTGCTGGTTTTCTTCCTGCTCAAAGACAAGGAAGAGATGCTTGAGATGCTCAGTGGCCTGCTGCCGAAGAACCGTCGCCTGACCAGCAAGGTAGGGGCGGAAATGAACCAGCAGATCTCCAACTATATCCGCGGCAAGGTCACGGAAATCTTTATTGTCGGTATTGTCAGCTATATCACTTTTGCCGTGATGGATCTGCGTTATGCGGTCTTGCTCGGGGTGTTGGTCGGTTTCTCGGTCTTGATCCCGTATATTGGCGCGGCGGCCGTTACGCTGCCAGTGGCGATGGTGGGGTTGTTCCAGTGGGGGATCAGCCCGGAGTTCTGGTGGCTGCTGGTCGCCTACGGCATTATCCAGGCCCTTGACGGCAATGTCCTGGTACCAATTCTGTTCTCGGAGGCGGTCAACCTCCACCCGGTGGCCATCATTGTCGCGGTACTGGTATTTGGTGGTATGTGGGGATTTTGGGGGGTGTTCTTTGCTATCCCGCTAGCGACCTTGGTGAAGGCGGTATGGAATGCCCTGCCTGCGACAGAGCCCCCGCCTGAAGAGCAAGTGGAAGAGTAG
- a CDS encoding thioredoxin-dependent thiol peroxidase (COG1225) has translation MKTLTAGTPAPAFKLPNQHDEPVSLADFKGKKVLAYFYPKAMTPGCTVQACGLRDSKAELDQFNVEVLGISIDAVKRLPKFIERDNLNFTLLSDEDHAVADQFGVWGLKKFMGKEYDGLHRISFLIDENGVIEHVFNKFKTKDHHEVVLAYLKEHC, from the coding sequence ATGAAGACTTTGACCGCCGGTACGCCTGCGCCAGCCTTCAAGCTACCAAACCAACATGACGAGCCAGTCAGCCTGGCTGATTTCAAAGGCAAGAAGGTCCTTGCGTACTTTTACCCGAAGGCTATGACACCAGGCTGCACCGTTCAGGCCTGTGGCCTGCGTGACAGCAAAGCCGAGCTCGACCAGTTCAATGTCGAAGTACTGGGTATCAGCATCGACGCGGTCAAGCGCCTGCCGAAATTTATCGAACGCGACAACCTCAACTTCACCCTACTGTCTGACGAAGATCACGCGGTTGCCGATCAGTTTGGCGTCTGGGGACTGAAGAAGTTTATGGGTAAGGAATATGATGGCCTGCACCGCATCAGCTTCCTGATCGATGAAAACGGCGTGATCGAGCATGTGTTCAATAAATTCAAGACCAAAGACCATCACGAGGTGGTGCTGGCCTACCTCAAAGAACACTGCTAG
- a CDS encoding glycine cleavage system transcriptional repressor (COG2716), translating to MWCKNMEHYLVVTAVGTDRPGISDEVTRLITLCDCNIVDSRLALFGKEFTLIMLLSGSANAITRVESTLPLKASEHDLLTVMKRTSKHECRHYPYTADFHIEANDSPGLIEQFTRFFASRAIDIASLSAHTVESEQNGSPNRFQLQIGTNLPEGCNLMTLQEEFEALCQDLTVNGNVTFVGHNQ from the coding sequence ATGTGGTGTAAAAATATGGAACATTATCTTGTCGTTACGGCGGTTGGCACCGACCGCCCGGGTATATCGGATGAAGTGACCCGGCTCATAACCCTATGCGACTGCAACATTGTTGACAGCCGACTAGCCCTGTTTGGAAAAGAATTTACCCTTATCATGCTGCTTTCCGGCTCGGCCAATGCCATCACCCGGGTTGAGTCGACCTTGCCGCTCAAGGCCAGTGAACATGACTTGCTGACGGTGATGAAGCGCACCAGCAAACACGAATGCCGCCATTACCCCTATACTGCCGACTTTCACATCGAGGCCAATGACAGCCCCGGCCTGATAGAACAATTTACCCGCTTCTTCGCCTCAAGAGCGATAGACATTGCCTCGTTGAGCGCCCATACCGTGGAAAGTGAGCAAAACGGCTCACCCAATAGATTCCAGCTGCAAATAGGGACAAACTTGCCCGAAGGCTGTAACCTAATGACCTTACAAGAAGAATTTGAAGCACTGTGCCAAGACTTAACCGTCAACGGCAACGTGACTTTTGTCGGCCATAATCAATAA
- a CDS encoding dihydrodipicolinate synthase (COG0329): protein MFSGSMVALITPLDEAGEVDYASLASLVEYHIAAGTDAIVSVGTTGESATLTVEEHVKVVLKTLEYAQGRIPVIAGTGANATHEAITFSKLFTGTGVAGCLTVTPYYNKPTQEGLYQHFKAIAEATDLPQILYNVPGRTAVDLLPETVARLAKIDNIVGIKDATADLSRVQKTRELCGDDFIQLSGDDATGLDFIAEGGHGVISVTANVAAADMAQMFKLALSGQMDAAIDINQRLMPLHKQLFVESNPIPVKWAAHQLGLISHGTLRLPLTELSESAQPVVAEALKDANVLL, encoded by the coding sequence ATGTTTTCAGGAAGCATGGTAGCGCTAATAACACCGCTCGATGAAGCCGGTGAAGTCGATTACGCCAGTTTGGCGTCACTTGTTGAATACCACATTGCCGCCGGCACCGACGCGATTGTCTCGGTGGGAACGACCGGCGAGTCAGCCACATTGACCGTGGAAGAGCACGTGAAGGTGGTATTGAAGACCTTGGAATATGCACAGGGCCGAATTCCGGTCATTGCAGGCACCGGGGCAAACGCGACTCATGAAGCCATCACCTTTAGTAAACTCTTTACTGGTACCGGTGTTGCCGGCTGCTTGACCGTAACGCCTTACTACAACAAGCCGACTCAGGAAGGCCTGTACCAGCACTTCAAAGCGATTGCCGAAGCCACAGATCTACCGCAAATCCTTTACAATGTACCGGGACGTACCGCCGTTGATTTGCTGCCCGAGACGGTGGCTCGACTGGCGAAAATTGATAACATCGTCGGGATCAAGGATGCGACTGCGGATCTTTCCCGCGTACAGAAAACCCGGGAACTTTGTGGCGATGATTTTATCCAATTAAGCGGTGATGATGCCACGGGGTTGGATTTTATTGCCGAAGGTGGCCACGGTGTGATCTCCGTTACCGCCAATGTTGCGGCAGCGGACATGGCGCAAATGTTCAAGCTGGCGCTGTCCGGCCAAATGGATGCGGCAATTGATATTAATCAGCGCCTGATGCCGCTTCATAAGCAATTGTTTGTTGAATCCAACCCTATCCCGGTAAAATGGGCGGCACATCAGCTTGGCCTGATCTCGCATGGCACTCTTCGCCTGCCGTTGACTGAGCTGAGCGAATCTGCCCAACCAGTAGTAGCTGAAGCACTCAAGGATGCTAACGTACTGCTGTAA
- a CDS encoding lipoprotein (COG3317) — MNYKYKLVAAAVAVVTLAGCSGGAERRRQANQDFNYLNTQPLESWTLPSDAQSAQVNDYAIPAGDYQGEIGPGVDIRPPQQVLALIPGARALRDAEGITLVMVKQQDLDDVWAVTQTLIAEQNIGLRSQTANAIETDWISWNNEDEDTELGSRYRIEKSVDGSRYRYRIKLVDWREGGAEQPVSVENKERYSILMTNLVTSRYDEQEREQARLRAQQLVKQIPISMGQDRSGLPVIIARAPYNVFWERLPEVLGQLGFTIEGRNRSQGVVEVQFKSPDDAFWAELGTQPIDLENRAYNLQLGDLGNRTSINITDTDGKPVTEQALNSLAPVMAAAIDRANQG, encoded by the coding sequence ATGAATTATAAGTATAAGCTGGTGGCGGCTGCTGTTGCAGTAGTTACACTGGCCGGTTGTTCTGGCGGTGCTGAACGCCGCCGTCAGGCTAACCAGGATTTTAACTACCTCAATACCCAACCGTTGGAGAGCTGGACACTGCCTAGCGATGCCCAGTCTGCGCAGGTCAACGACTATGCGATCCCTGCCGGAGACTATCAGGGCGAGATTGGTCCTGGGGTTGATATCCGCCCGCCACAGCAGGTACTGGCCTTGATCCCGGGGGCGCGAGCTCTGCGAGATGCTGAGGGCATCACCTTGGTGATGGTCAAACAGCAAGATCTCGACGATGTCTGGGCGGTAACCCAGACGCTGATTGCCGAGCAGAATATCGGGCTGAGAAGCCAGACTGCCAATGCTATCGAAACCGACTGGATCAGCTGGAACAACGAAGATGAAGATACCGAGCTCGGTAGCCGCTACCGGATTGAAAAATCGGTGGATGGCAGCCGTTACCGCTACCGGATCAAGTTGGTGGACTGGCGTGAAGGCGGTGCGGAGCAACCGGTGAGCGTTGAAAACAAAGAGCGCTACAGTATTCTGATGACCAACCTGGTGACGTCTCGCTACGACGAGCAAGAGCGCGAGCAAGCCCGTTTGCGTGCCCAGCAGCTGGTCAAGCAGATCCCGATTTCGATGGGGCAGGACCGCAGCGGCCTACCGGTAATCATTGCCCGCGCACCGTATAACGTGTTCTGGGAGCGGTTGCCTGAGGTCTTGGGCCAACTCGGCTTTACCATTGAAGGTCGTAACCGCTCGCAAGGCGTGGTCGAGGTACAGTTTAAGTCGCCGGATGATGCTTTCTGGGCTGAACTGGGGACCCAGCCGATCGATCTGGAAAACCGTGCTTATAATCTACAGCTAGGTGATCTGGGTAACCGTACGTCTATTAATATTACTGATACCGACGGCAAGCCAGTGACTGAACAAGCGCTCAACAGCCTAGCGCCTGTGATGGCCGCAGCCATCGATCGAGCCAACCAAGGCTAG
- a CDS encoding lipoyl synthase (COG0320) — protein MSKPIKIEKGVKYRDADKMALIPTRSVEVEEAPKEVLRKPEWMKIKLPSDSQRIQDIKSAMRKNKLHSVCEEASCPNLAECFNHGTATFMILGAICTRRCPFCDVAHGRPLPPNAEEPQQLAKTIADMKLRYVVVTSVDRDDLRDGGAQHFADCTREIRALNPEIKIETLVPDFRGRMDRALDILRDNPPDVFNHNLETAPRLYRKARPGANYQWSLDLLKKFKEMHPEVPTKSGLMMGLGETKEEIIEVLKDLRAHGVTMLTLGQYLAPSRHHLPVERYVPPAEFDELKEIALELGFTHAACGPFVRSSYHADMQAKGEEVK, from the coding sequence ATGAGTAAACCAATCAAAATTGAAAAAGGTGTCAAATACCGTGATGCCGACAAAATGGCCCTCATTCCTACCCGCAGTGTAGAGGTTGAGGAAGCGCCGAAAGAAGTCCTGCGTAAGCCTGAATGGATGAAGATCAAACTGCCTTCAGACAGCCAGCGTATCCAGGACATCAAGTCAGCAATGCGCAAAAACAAGCTGCATTCGGTTTGTGAAGAAGCGTCGTGCCCTAACCTGGCCGAGTGCTTCAACCACGGTACGGCCACCTTTATGATCCTGGGTGCCATCTGTACCCGCCGCTGCCCATTCTGTGACGTTGCCCACGGCCGTCCGCTGCCGCCAAACGCCGAAGAGCCGCAGCAGCTGGCCAAGACGATTGCCGACATGAAGCTCCGCTATGTGGTGGTGACCTCGGTAGACCGTGATGATCTGCGTGATGGTGGTGCCCAGCATTTCGCCGATTGTACCCGTGAAATCCGTGCCCTGAACCCAGAGATCAAGATCGAAACCCTGGTTCCCGATTTCCGCGGCCGTATGGACCGTGCGTTGGATATCCTGCGCGACAACCCGCCAGATGTCTTCAACCACAACCTGGAAACTGCCCCTCGCCTATACCGCAAGGCGCGTCCGGGTGCCAACTACCAGTGGTCGCTTGATCTACTGAAGAAATTCAAAGAGATGCACCCTGAGGTACCGACAAAGTCTGGCCTGATGATGGGGCTGGGCGAAACCAAAGAAGAGATCATTGAGGTACTCAAAGATCTACGCGCCCACGGTGTGACGATGCTGACACTGGGCCAGTACCTGGCCCCAAGCCGCCACCACCTGCCGGTTGAGCGCTACGTACCGCCTGCTGAGTTCGACGAGCTGAAGGAAATTGCCCTTGAGCTTGGCTTTACCCACGCAGCATGCGGCCCGTTCGTTCGCTCTTCTTACCATGCCGATATGCAGGCCAAAGGCGAAGAAGTGAAATAA
- a CDS encoding lipoyltransferase (COG0321), with the protein MGVTLQDKIIIRNLGRQDYQPIWQAMHQFTDARSPETTDEVWLVEHNPVFTQGQAGKAEHLLNTGDIPVVQSDRGGQVTYHGPGQLVAYILIDLRRKKMGVRDLVTHIENTIIKTLSHFGIESNARPDAPGVYVSGQKICSLGLRIRRGCSFHGLALNINMDLAPFLRINPCGYAGMEMTQTALLNGPSELAEIQPVLVEELVNLLDYQSIEWKTESNS; encoded by the coding sequence ATGGGTGTGACATTGCAAGATAAAATTATAATTCGCAACCTAGGCCGCCAAGATTACCAACCCATCTGGCAGGCTATGCATCAATTCACCGACGCACGCAGCCCGGAAACCACGGACGAAGTCTGGCTGGTTGAGCACAATCCTGTGTTTACCCAAGGCCAGGCAGGAAAAGCCGAGCACCTGCTCAACACCGGGGATATCCCCGTGGTGCAAAGCGACCGCGGTGGTCAGGTTACCTATCACGGACCTGGTCAACTGGTTGCCTATATCCTTATCGACCTACGTCGAAAAAAGATGGGTGTGCGCGATCTTGTCACGCATATCGAAAACACGATCATCAAGACCCTTTCCCATTTCGGGATTGAGTCCAATGCCCGCCCTGATGCGCCAGGTGTCTATGTCTCCGGTCAGAAGATATGTTCACTTGGATTACGGATCAGACGCGGTTGCTCTTTTCACGGTCTGGCACTCAATATCAATATGGATCTGGCTCCTTTCCTGCGCATTAACCCATGTGGCTATGCCGGGATGGAAATGACGCAAACCGCGTTGTTGAATGGGCCTTCTGAACTAGCGGAAATTCAGCCTGTACTTGTAGAAGAGCTGGTCAACCTGCTCGATTACCAGAGCATTGAGTGGAAAACGGAAAGCAATTCATGA
- a CDS encoding hypothetical protein (COG2921), which yields MQQQEQPKLKDLLEFPCKFTYKVMGYNKPELADLVVEVIQRHAPGDYTPNVKPSGKGTYSAVSVSITATSIEQVETLYKELGEIDIVRVVL from the coding sequence ATGCAGCAGCAAGAGCAGCCAAAACTAAAAGATCTTCTAGAGTTCCCTTGTAAGTTCACTTACAAGGTGATGGGTTACAACAAACCTGAACTCGCGGATCTGGTTGTTGAGGTAATCCAGCGTCACGCACCGGGCGACTACACCCCAAACGTTAAGCCTAGTGGCAAAGGGACCTACAGTGCCGTATCTGTTTCTATCACCGCAACATCGATCGAACAGGTAGAGACCCTGTACAAAGAGCTGGGCGAAATCGACATCGTCCGCGTTGTGTTGTAA
- a CDS encoding D-alanyl-D-alanine carboxypeptidase (penicillin-binding protein 5) (COG1686), producing the protein MKKSAALFRSVAISATLLASATAAAAPAVVPEAPQIAAKGYVLMDYHSGKILAGKKEYDQIPPASLTKMMTSYVIGQEVNRGNISMDDTVVISKNAWAKNFPGSSKMFIEVGSEVKVSDLNRGIIIQSGNDACVAMAEHVAGSEDSFVDLMNAWARTLGMDSTHFANVHGLDNPDLYTTPYDMALLAQGLIRDVPDEFAIYKEKSFTYNGITQYNRNSLLWDKSLNVDGLKTGHTNNAGYSLVSTATEGQMRLIAVVMGTSNPNARKAESKKLLNYGFRFFETVSPHKANETFVTEKVWMGDKDEVSLGVSEDTFVTLPRGLTKDLTASFVLEKELKAPIQKGDVVGKLYYRVGEEDIAEYPLLALDDIKEGSMFSRLIDYIMLLFKGWLS; encoded by the coding sequence ATGAAAAAATCTGCTGCACTTTTTCGCTCTGTTGCTATTTCAGCAACCTTGCTGGCTTCAGCAACAGCAGCGGCTGCCCCTGCTGTAGTACCTGAAGCCCCTCAGATTGCTGCCAAGGGTTACGTCTTGATGGACTATCATTCAGGCAAGATCCTGGCAGGCAAGAAAGAATACGACCAAATCCCGCCTGCAAGCTTGACCAAGATGATGACCAGCTACGTTATCGGCCAGGAAGTTAACCGCGGCAATATCTCCATGGATGATACGGTCGTGATCAGCAAGAATGCCTGGGCCAAAAACTTCCCGGGCTCTTCGAAGATGTTCATCGAGGTCGGCAGCGAGGTAAAAGTCTCCGATCTCAACCGTGGTATCATCATCCAGTCGGGTAACGACGCCTGTGTGGCAATGGCGGAGCATGTTGCCGGCTCTGAAGACTCTTTTGTTGACCTGATGAACGCCTGGGCCAGAACCCTGGGGATGGACTCGACCCACTTTGCCAATGTCCACGGTCTCGATAACCCCGACCTCTACACCACGCCATATGATATGGCACTCCTGGCACAGGGCCTGATCCGCGATGTCCCTGATGAGTTCGCAATCTACAAAGAGAAATCGTTCACCTATAACGGTATCACCCAGTACAACCGCAACAGCCTGCTGTGGGACAAGAGCCTAAACGTTGACGGCCTGAAAACCGGCCACACTAACAATGCCGGCTATAGCCTAGTGAGTACGGCAACCGAAGGCCAGATGCGCCTGATTGCCGTCGTGATGGGTACCAGCAACCCGAACGCCCGTAAGGCAGAGAGCAAGAAGCTGCTGAACTACGGTTTCCGTTTCTTCGAAACGGTGTCTCCTCACAAGGCGAACGAAACCTTTGTCACCGAGAAAGTGTGGATGGGTGACAAAGATGAGGTATCCCTTGGTGTCAGTGAAGATACCTTTGTAACCCTGCCTCGCGGCCTGACCAAAGATCTGACTGCCAGCTTTGTGCTGGAGAAAGAGCTGAAAGCCCCAATCCAGAAAGGTGATGTCGTCGGTAAGCTGTACTACCGTGTCGGCGAGGAAGATATCGCCGAATACCCGCTGCTGGCATTGGACGACATCAAAGAAGGCAGCATGTTCAGCCGCCTGATTGATTACATCATGCTGCTGTTCAAAGGCTGGTTGAGCTAA
- a CDS encoding rare lipoprotein A (COG0797), with product MRISPLFLVLILAGCSSTPSNERYDLADDVAPKSSPTLDHIEDAQPRYEPLSLAGNKDYTLRGKHYQIEQADQPFVEQGDASWYGQKFHGHKTSNGEIYDMYSMTAAHKTLPLPSYVKVTNTNNGKTAVVRVNDRGPFHDGRIIDLSMAAAARLDVIKHGTAPVKIELIQVAKPDNPNEWQSANPNFYFVQLAAVTDAGKAEQIAQQLEKEFGTAIDLKKADSAEIYRLRLGPYIDRDEAIAHRDKAKAGRYPQAFIITSKRELEPKS from the coding sequence ATGCGCATATCTCCCTTATTCCTTGTTCTTATCCTTGCGGGATGTAGCTCGACACCGAGCAACGAGCGCTACGATCTGGCCGACGATGTCGCGCCGAAGTCATCCCCGACTCTGGATCATATTGAAGATGCCCAGCCACGCTATGAGCCTTTGAGCCTTGCGGGCAACAAGGACTACACCCTGCGCGGCAAGCACTACCAGATTGAGCAGGCTGATCAGCCATTTGTCGAACAAGGTGACGCCTCATGGTATGGCCAGAAATTCCACGGCCACAAGACCTCCAATGGCGAGATCTACGACATGTACTCGATGACCGCGGCCCACAAAACGCTGCCGCTACCGAGCTATGTCAAGGTCACCAATACCAACAATGGCAAAACTGCCGTGGTGCGGGTCAACGATCGTGGTCCCTTCCACGACGGCCGGATCATCGACCTCAGCATGGCGGCGGCCGCGCGGCTGGATGTCATCAAGCACGGTACGGCACCGGTCAAAATCGAGCTGATCCAGGTGGCCAAGCCCGATAACCCGAACGAGTGGCAAAGTGCCAACCCCAACTTCTACTTCGTCCAGCTGGCAGCCGTCACCGACGCCGGCAAGGCCGAGCAGATCGCCCAGCAGCTGGAGAAAGAGTTCGGCACCGCGATCGACTTGAAGAAAGCAGACTCGGCCGAGATCTACCGCCTGCGCCTTGGGCCGTATATCGACCGCGATGAAGCCATTGCCCACCGGGACAAAGCCAAAGCTGGCCGCTACCCGCAAGCCTTCATCATTACATCCAAGCGCGAGCTGGAACCAAAATCCTAA
- a CDS encoding putative rod shape-determining protein RodA (COG0772): protein MSIMAATGNKRTLSDRLHLDFPLLMGILTLMGFALMVMYSASGQEIAMMERQAVRMVLSLGIMFILAQISPRHYETWAPYLFGIGLILLLGVLFFGEASKGAQRWLNLGFVRFQPSELIKLAVPLMVARFIGNNPLPPSLKNIVIALVMIFVPTILIAKQPDLGTSILIAASGVFVLFLSGMSWRIIGAAAVLVGAFIPVLWLFLMRDYQRTRVMTLFNPESDPLGAGYHIIQSKIAIGSGGLSGKGWLQGTQSQLEFLPERHTDFIFAVIAEEWGLIGVLCLLAIYLFIIGRGLLLASRAQTAFGRMMAGSIVLSFFVYIFVNIGMVSGLLPVVGVPLPLVSYGGTSMVTLMAGFGILMSIHTHRKMLSKAT, encoded by the coding sequence ATGAGTATCATGGCCGCCACAGGCAATAAACGCACCCTAAGTGACCGCTTGCACCTGGACTTCCCGTTATTGATGGGGATCCTGACCTTGATGGGCTTTGCCCTGATGGTGATGTACAGTGCCAGCGGCCAGGAAATCGCCATGATGGAGCGCCAGGCGGTTCGCATGGTGCTGTCGCTGGGGATCATGTTCATCCTGGCCCAGATCTCCCCGCGCCACTATGAGACCTGGGCTCCCTACCTGTTTGGGATCGGGCTGATACTGCTACTCGGCGTTTTGTTTTTCGGCGAGGCGTCAAAAGGCGCCCAGCGCTGGCTGAATTTGGGCTTTGTTCGCTTCCAGCCCTCGGAGCTGATCAAGCTGGCTGTACCGTTGATGGTCGCCCGCTTTATCGGTAACAACCCGCTACCGCCCAGCCTGAAAAACATTGTCATCGCCCTGGTGATGATCTTTGTCCCGACCATCTTGATTGCCAAGCAGCCCGACCTCGGGACCTCTATCCTGATCGCGGCTTCCGGGGTGTTCGTACTGTTCCTCTCAGGCATGAGCTGGAGGATCATCGGCGCGGCGGCGGTACTGGTGGGCGCATTCATCCCGGTACTATGGCTATTCCTGATGCGGGATTACCAGCGAACCCGGGTAATGACCCTGTTCAACCCCGAATCCGATCCGCTTGGTGCTGGTTACCACATTATCCAGTCGAAAATTGCCATCGGCTCTGGTGGCCTGTCCGGCAAAGGCTGGCTGCAAGGCACCCAGTCGCAACTAGAGTTCCTGCCCGAACGCCACACCGACTTCATCTTCGCGGTGATTGCCGAGGAGTGGGGCCTGATTGGCGTCCTTTGCCTGCTGGCTATCTACCTATTCATTATCGGCCGGGGGCTGCTGCTGGCCAGCCGCGCCCAAACCGCTTTTGGCCGGATGATGGCAGGCAGTATCGTACTGAGCTTTTTTGTTTATATTTTCGTTAACATCGGCATGGTCAGTGGGTTGCTGCCTGTTGTGGGGGTCCCGCTGCCGCTGGTCAGCTACGGGGGCACCTCGATGGTCACCCTGATGGCCGGTTTCGGGATCCTGATGTCGATTCATACCCATAGAAAAATGTTGTCCAAGGCGACCTAA